One region of Bactrocera neohumeralis isolate Rockhampton chromosome 5, APGP_CSIRO_Bneo_wtdbg2-racon-allhic-juicebox.fasta_v2, whole genome shotgun sequence genomic DNA includes:
- the LOC126759181 gene encoding uncharacterized protein LOC126759181: MFRSLNFTTTAKTRVIVFVLFLGSLTRAEDRATSAASVTTNSNQSTSLGSGSTRQIDGYVKRNANLKDLSTSSSAKSYDTPPEFYRGPGSTSQTSSPTTGSSSATINTPYHNRDSATASFISKPIKFPDLSSHKKFHNNDPSQQLANSFNSWQQQRGQSAQDRISVKPYGSNEVHGLSSGYAPGGGGDHLSYHDIRPYTTGGHYIEYGPTHAGGHYGASGHSGYYGGAHSGEAGAIPFDVYGGKGSGHYAGAGGEYSYTYPEAPHETAAHKGQHELSQKALLAKSFLIPLASAAVLGIAAALVSNPLLLQLGTVSGVPVGVVGKRRRRDLRTLSAAKAGLVASELPKSERKAATGADMAYRAQHLRAKSRV; this comes from the exons ATGTTTCGTTCTCTAAACTTTACAACAACTGCCAAGACTAGAGTAATAGTTTTTGTGTTGTTTCTCGGTTCATTAACTCGTGCTGAAGATCGCGCTACGTCGGCAGCTTCCGTTACAACCAACTCGAACCAATCAACATCTCTTGGTTCGGGTTCTACGAGGCAAATAGATGGTTATGTTAAACGGAATGCAAATTTGAAGGATTTATCAACATCAAGTTCGGCCAAAAGTTATGATACACCGCCAGAATTTTATAG AGGTCCAGGTTCCACCAGCCAAACATCATCTCCGACAACAGGCTCGTCTTCAGCAACAATCAATACACCATATCATAATCGCGACAGCGCCACAGCAAGCTTTATCTCCAAACCTATCAAGTTTCCAGACCTTAGCAGCcacaaaaaattccacaacAACGATCCCAGTCAACAACTTGCGAACTCTTTCAACAGCTGGCAACAACAACGCGGACAAAGCGCTCAGGATCGGATCAGTGTGA AACCTTACGGCAGCAACGAGGTGCATGGACTAAGTTCGGGTTATGCACCTGGCGGAGGCGGTGACCACTTAAGTTACCACGACATACGACCCTACACAACCGGTGGACACTACATCGAATACGGTCCTACACATGCCGGTGGACACTACGGCGCCAGCGGTCATAGCGGCTACTATGGCGGAGCGCACAGTGGCGAGGCCGGCGCTATACCCTTCGACGTATACGGCGGCAAAGGCAGCGGTCACTATGCGGGCGCCGGTGGTGAGTACTCATACACTTACCCGGAAGCGCCGCATGAAACGGCAGCGCACAAGGGCCAGCACGAGCTATCGCAGAAGGCTTTGTTGGCtaaaagctttctcataccgCTCGCAAGCGCCGCAGTTTTGGGCATCGCCGCGGCGTTGGTCAGCAATCCGCTGCTACTGCAATTGGGCACAGTGTCTGGTGTGCCTGTGGGCGTGGTGGGCAAAAGACGACGTCGAGATTTGCGAACTTTGAGTGCAGCGAAAGCAGGATTAGTGGCGAGTGAGCTGCCGAAGTCTGAAAGGAAAGCTGCGACGGGTGCAGACATGGCTTATCGCGCACAACATCTGCGGGCCAAGTCACGCGTATAG